The following nucleotide sequence is from Candidatus Micropelagos thuwalensis.
TTGAGGAGGGAATTACCACGCTCGACGCTTCCCTTTGTGGTCTGGGAGGATGCCCTACAGCACCGGGAGCGAGTGGAAACATCGTTACTGAAGATTTGGTGTATATGCTCGAGGCAATGGGATTAAAAACAGGAATTAATATTGACCAATTAGTTAAGGTAAAGAATATTCTGAGTGAGGCTCTACCCGGAGAGCCATTATATGGATTTATTGGTAATGCCGGCATACCCAAGGGACAGATCATATGAATGATAAAGCAGAAAATCGGAAAATGTTTGTCGTTGCTTATTGCAAAGATAAAGTCGGCGAAGAAGCAACGCAAGAACGTCATACCCATATGCAAGGGCATATGGATCATGTAGCAAGTATTGTTGATCATATAGCACTTGCTGGGCCAATGTATGCTGATGACGGTGAGACAATAAATGGCT
It contains:
- a CDS encoding YciI family protein, which codes for MNDKAENRKMFVVAYCKDKVGEEATQERHTHMQGHMDHVASIVDHIALAGPMYADDGETINGSMLVYKTDKIDQAREWLKGDPYYQANIWESVEIKFIKVALGDQVGGLTW